A single genomic interval of Lathyrus oleraceus cultivar Zhongwan6 chromosome 7, CAAS_Psat_ZW6_1.0, whole genome shotgun sequence harbors:
- the LOC127108381 gene encoding uncharacterized protein LOC127108381: MEKLIDSTTISVFWAVKVKNEDPVPALLADVYHTLHLRFEKKGGLMLCCIPLLYQWFVSHVFKEVDTIERMDGYEWSQKLVGLTENTIIWYPHGLNVEDTITSCGEFPNVPLIGSKGCINYNPILAVRQLGYPITYKPDDQLLEGFVFHDMDDLVMLRRVIRAWEKVRFRGQDKGKGVIGYREPYYQWVTRRSQEIKLPFILDPPTQPPPPEPIPVSMEEVEALRATIARLGRENEELQTSFQQVSNERNEIKWELERKKAQLEATEEKVDKEERKRKKVKVGMEQADHCLETIKEQLRQVEKECQKNKRWWLRATEEKKRS; the protein is encoded by the coding sequence aTGGAGAAGTTAATTGATTCAACAACTATTAGCGTGTTTTGGGCCGTTAAGGTTAAGAATGAAGATCCAGTGCCCGCACTCCTAGCAGATGTTTATCACACCTTGCACTTACGCTTTGAGAAGAAGGGAGGACTGATGTTATGTTGCATACCACTCCTTTACCAATGGTTTGTCTCTCATGTGTTCAAAGAGGTTGATACAATTGAAAGGATGGATGGATATGAGTGGTCTCAAAAGCTAGTAGGACTCACTGAAAATACCATTATTTGGTATCCTCATGGTTTGAATGTGGAAGATACAATTACTAGTTGTGGAGAATTTCCGAATGTACCATTAATAGGGTCAAAAGGGTgcattaactacaaccctattttagcagTGAGGCAGTTGGGTTATCCTATCACATACAAGCCGGATGACCAGTTGTTAGAAGGTTTTGTGTTCCATGATATGGATGATCTCGTTATGTTGAGAAGGGTTATCCGAGCCTGGGAAAAAGTTCGTTTCAGAGGACAAGACAAAGGAAAGGGTGTCATAGGGTATAGAGAACCCTATTATCAATGGGTCACCAGAAGAAGTCAAGAGATCAAGCTGCCATTCATCCTTGATCCTCCAACTCAACCTCCACCACCAGAACCCATCCCTGTCTCCATGGAAGAAGTGGAAGCGTTGAGAGCTACTATAGCAAGACTTGGACGAGAAAATGAAGAGCTACAAACCAGCTTccagcaagtttcaaatgaaagaAATGAAATAAAGTGGGAACTAGAGAGGAAGAAGGCTCAGCTAGAAGCGACTGAGGAAAAGGTCGACAAGGAAGAACGCAAGAGAAAGAAAGTGAAAGTAGGCATGGAACAAGCTGACCACTGCCTAGAAACCATTAAAGAGCAGTTGAGACAAGTTGAGAAAGAGTGCCAAAAGAATAAGCGATGGTGGCTACGAGCCACAGAAGAGAAAAAAAGAAGTTAG